In Pseudomonadota bacterium, the following are encoded in one genomic region:
- a CDS encoding class I SAM-dependent methyltransferase → MTPIDDPIWRYWNKHPNAVQKGAGHEVGTREFFEAVEAHRYGAEPCILTMAGFEDARGKTVLEIGCGQGTDLLQFARHGAEVHGLDYTPAGIGLARRRFQVYGLPAKLFVGDARRLPFPSDRFDVVYSHGVLMCVPEFDQCINEVHRVLKPGGRATVMVYNTRSYHYALVKYAVGPLVALLLAADKLGLGSVLRLFLPRRVSNMFVILKDEGRGFDLDRILTLSTDPSEPGKDNAHPFVRFYDADDMRAFFNSFASVRVDLRQLYKFPAPAAVKRWVEPLWGFFLYVTARKGV, encoded by the coding sequence ATGACTCCTATTGACGATCCGATTTGGCGCTACTGGAACAAGCATCCGAACGCGGTACAGAAGGGCGCCGGCCACGAGGTCGGCACGCGGGAGTTTTTCGAGGCCGTGGAGGCACACCGCTACGGCGCCGAACCCTGCATTCTCACGATGGCCGGCTTCGAAGACGCCCGCGGGAAGACGGTGCTGGAGATCGGCTGCGGCCAGGGCACCGACCTGCTGCAGTTCGCGCGTCACGGCGCCGAGGTGCACGGCCTCGACTACACGCCCGCCGGTATCGGCCTCGCGCGCCGGCGATTCCAGGTATACGGTCTGCCAGCCAAGCTGTTCGTCGGTGACGCGCGGCGACTGCCGTTTCCCAGCGACCGCTTCGACGTCGTGTACTCGCACGGCGTCCTGATGTGCGTCCCCGAATTCGATCAGTGCATCAACGAAGTCCATCGTGTCCTGAAGCCTGGTGGGCGCGCGACCGTGATGGTCTATAACACGCGGTCGTACCACTATGCGCTCGTGAAGTACGCCGTGGGGCCCCTGGTTGCGCTGCTCCTCGCGGCGGACAAGCTGGGGCTCGGTTCCGTGCTGCGGCTCTTCCTCCCGCGTCGCGTCTCCAACATGTTCGTGATCCTGAAAGACGAAGGCCGCGGGTTCGATCTCGATCGCATCCTCACGCTCAGCACGGATCCGTCGGAGCCGGGGAAGGACAACGCGCATCCCTTTGTCCGGTTCTACGACGCCGATGACATGCGCGCGTTCTTCAACTCGTTCGCGTCGGTGCGCGTCGACCTGCGCCAGCTGTACAAGTTCCCCGCGCCGGCCGCGGTCAAGCGGTGGGTTGAGCCCCTCTGGGGCTTTTTCCTGTACGTCACTGCGCGGAAGGGTGTGTAA
- a CDS encoding class I SAM-dependent methyltransferase, whose protein sequence is MIENDLNYVKRLVEQNKIIGPVLELGAGYGGDTCRQMFLDAGMNYHASDIQSSPSVDYVADFESDNIETFFSSTTNFKSILVLNVLEHTFNPIRVLDNATKLLDVDGSLVVIAPAVWTLHKYPIDCYRMLPNWYEQYAASRKMTLDRGCFEYIGYGNVSSYLDAAGDYQFPPPREKGIAYWRSRIVHRLFNTFGRGMVFPSHLCIGAVITSMDQPVIQVRE, encoded by the coding sequence ATGATCGAAAACGATCTGAATTATGTCAAGCGTCTCGTGGAGCAAAATAAAATAATCGGCCCAGTACTTGAGCTTGGAGCAGGTTATGGCGGCGACACCTGCAGGCAAATGTTCTTGGATGCTGGCATGAATTACCATGCAAGTGACATCCAGTCATCACCTAGTGTTGACTATGTCGCTGATTTCGAGAGTGACAACATCGAGACGTTTTTTAGTTCTACAACAAACTTTAAATCAATTCTGGTGCTAAACGTGCTGGAACATACTTTCAATCCCATCCGCGTACTTGATAATGCGACAAAACTCCTCGACGTTGATGGATCGCTTGTAGTAATTGCGCCCGCTGTCTGGACCTTGCATAAGTATCCTATTGACTGCTACAGGATGCTGCCAAATTGGTATGAACAGTATGCGGCTAGTCGGAAGATGACCCTTGACCGGGGATGCTTTGAGTATATCGGCTATGGAAATGTTAGCTCTTATTTGGATGCGGCCGGAGACTATCAATTCCCACCTCCAAGAGAAAAAGGGATTGCTTATTGGAGGTCCCGTATTGTCCATCGCTTGTTCAATACTTTTGGCAGGGGCATGGTGTTTCCTAGTCACCTTTGTATCGGTGCGGTGATCACCTCAATGGATCAACCAGTGATCCAGGTCCGTGAATAA
- a CDS encoding class I SAM-dependent methyltransferase, which produces MGWLIDTERRHVYAMIPRGPDGAGVWISEDRRTGQPTAASPSSTSPSVVRHKAGNLISSQKVLNGGITPPASERVYSNQGNPPLIELLGKGCKRLLDIGCGAGDNAGLVKSRDSECDVFGITHSAVEADLARRHMAQCWVFDIETALPADLANQSFDVLIFSHVLEHLREPAVVLARFSRLLRSGGQVLIAVPNVLSWRMRVQFLLGRFEYESSGVLDDTHLRFFTYFTADKYLLSKASQLELTNKIVDGSVPLWWLRRHVLPRKWAEYVDQWGCRYWPNLFGGQVLIKAVKQ; this is translated from the coding sequence TTGGGGTGGCTGATTGATACAGAGCGAAGGCACGTCTATGCCATGATCCCACGCGGACCCGATGGCGCAGGGGTTTGGATCTCCGAGGACCGCCGCACCGGCCAGCCCACCGCCGCCTCGCCATCCTCGACTTCTCCGAGCGTGGTGCGCCACAAGGCTGGGAATTTGATATCGTCACAGAAGGTTCTAAATGGAGGGATAACTCCTCCGGCGTCGGAGCGGGTTTATTCCAACCAAGGAAATCCTCCCCTGATTGAGTTACTTGGTAAGGGCTGCAAGCGCTTGCTCGACATCGGCTGTGGCGCAGGTGATAACGCGGGTTTGGTCAAATCCAGGGACTCTGAGTGCGATGTTTTCGGCATTACCCATTCGGCTGTCGAGGCCGATCTGGCACGAAGACACATGGCGCAATGCTGGGTATTCGATATTGAAACAGCGCTTCCTGCTGATCTGGCTAATCAGTCATTCGATGTCCTGATTTTCTCACATGTACTAGAGCACCTTCGAGAACCCGCTGTGGTGTTGGCTCGTTTTTCACGATTACTGCGCAGCGGGGGGCAGGTGCTGATTGCAGTTCCCAATGTTTTGTCCTGGCGTATGAGGGTTCAGTTTCTATTGGGGCGGTTTGAGTACGAATCCTCGGGCGTGCTGGACGACACTCATCTTCGCTTCTTTACCTATTTCACGGCGGATAAGTATTTGCTATCAAAAGCTTCGCAGCTTGAACTAACCAATAAGATCGTAGATGGCAGTGTACCTCTTTGGTGGCTGCGCAGACATGTATTGCCTCGGAAATGGGCGGAATACGTGGATCAATGGGGTTGCCGATACTGGCCCAATCTTTTCGGCGGTCAAGTATTAATCAAGGCAGTAAAGCAATGA
- a CDS encoding glycosyltransferase family 4 protein, with protein MKVAIDALSSVLGGGSTYLANMLPAIGRRDTCHEYLVLVPPQGPEIAGSSAMRILRDPRLASGRRRVLFEQLSLPGWLRREHIDVFFSTADTVPLAARGPTVISARNSLLYAPPELRPLLRRYEPRLTLLRALFRASARKADCVVFVSEASRTMAVTYGGIPRAKTRVVHHGLSARFAERGSASPAPLAAPYVLTVCAVNAYKNLGPLVRAFARVAGPDHLLVIAGALQERAYVAEVEADAARAGLGERLRWTGPVPHAELSRWYSHAAAFVFPSLIESFGHPLGEAMACGAPVVSSRIPVAEEICADAVSYFDPSDEDTLTGALARVLSDPAHAASLARRGRARAAEFDWDRSAKALVQVLEDVAAARRARS; from the coding sequence ATGAAGGTCGCGATCGACGCGCTTTCCAGCGTGCTGGGGGGTGGCTCGACGTATCTGGCGAACATGCTGCCAGCGATCGGCCGCCGCGACACGTGCCACGAGTATCTCGTGCTGGTGCCGCCGCAGGGCCCGGAGATCGCCGGCTCGTCGGCGATGCGGATCCTGCGCGACCCGCGGCTGGCGAGCGGACGCCGGCGCGTGCTCTTCGAGCAGTTGTCGCTGCCGGGCTGGCTGCGGCGGGAGCACATCGACGTCTTCTTCAGTACGGCGGACACTGTGCCGCTGGCCGCCCGTGGCCCGACGGTGATTTCCGCCCGCAACTCGCTACTGTACGCGCCGCCCGAGCTGCGACCGCTTCTGCGGCGCTACGAGCCGCGCCTCACGCTGCTGCGCGCGCTCTTTCGCGCCTCGGCGCGGAAGGCCGATTGTGTGGTCTTCGTCTCGGAGGCGTCGCGCACGATGGCCGTGACGTACGGCGGGATTCCGCGCGCGAAGACCCGGGTCGTGCATCATGGCCTCAGCGCACGCTTTGCGGAGCGCGGGTCCGCGTCGCCGGCGCCGCTGGCCGCTCCCTACGTGCTGACGGTCTGTGCGGTGAATGCGTACAAAAACCTGGGACCGCTCGTGCGGGCGTTTGCGCGCGTGGCCGGTCCGGATCACCTGCTCGTGATCGCCGGCGCGCTGCAGGAGCGTGCGTACGTGGCGGAAGTGGAAGCCGACGCGGCGCGTGCCGGACTTGGCGAGCGATTGCGATGGACGGGCCCCGTGCCCCATGCGGAGCTGTCCCGGTGGTACAGCCACGCCGCGGCCTTCGTGTTTCCGTCGCTCATCGAATCATTCGGCCATCCGCTCGGGGAGGCGATGGCGTGCGGCGCGCCGGTCGTCTCCTCGCGCATTCCGGTGGCGGAGGAGATCTGCGCGGACGCCGTCAGCTATTTCGATCCTTCCGACGAGGACACGCTCACCGGCGCGCTCGCACGCGTGCTGAGCGATCCGGCGCACGCCGCGTCGCTCGCGCGCCGGGGCCGCGCGCGTGCGGCGGAGTTCGACTGGGATCGATCGGCCAAGGCTCTGGTGCAGGTACTCGAAGACGTCGCGGCCGCGCGGCGCGCACGCTCGTGA